The following proteins are co-located in the Trueperaceae bacterium genome:
- a CDS encoding ABC transporter permease — protein MTAPSPRPGGRLRRGLQLWFAHRTAFLGTLWLLLVVVAVLVGPHLGLSDPNKIDLRNTFAPPSSEHWLGTDENGRDVFARLLAGGKVSLAVGFASAAITVLVASLVGVVAGYYGGLVDQAIMRLTDGFMAIPTFFLLLIIVSIWGSSPTVLVLALALTRWMGVARIVRAEVLRFKQQEFVMAARAAGVGEARLMFKHLLPQAAPSLIVATSLQVGLVMLVEAGLSFLGLGILPPLASWGNMLTASQHYLWIAPRLAVYPGVMILLAVLALNAVGDVLRDILDPRQGSD, from the coding sequence GTGACGGCCCCGTCGCCGCGCCCCGGTGGGCGCCTGCGCCGCGGCCTGCAGCTCTGGTTCGCTCACCGCACCGCGTTCCTCGGCACGCTGTGGTTGCTCCTGGTGGTGGTGGCCGTCCTGGTCGGACCCCACCTCGGCCTGAGCGATCCCAACAAGATCGACCTGCGCAACACCTTCGCGCCACCCAGCTCCGAGCACTGGCTCGGCACGGACGAGAACGGCCGCGACGTGTTCGCGCGCCTGCTGGCCGGCGGGAAGGTGAGCCTGGCAGTGGGCTTCGCCAGCGCCGCCATCACCGTGCTGGTGGCCAGCCTCGTAGGGGTGGTGGCCGGCTACTACGGCGGGCTCGTCGACCAGGCGATCATGCGGCTCACCGACGGCTTCATGGCCATCCCCACCTTCTTCCTGCTCCTGATCATCGTCTCCATCTGGGGCTCGTCGCCCACCGTGCTGGTGCTGGCCCTCGCGCTGACGCGCTGGATGGGCGTCGCCCGCATCGTGCGCGCCGAGGTCCTGCGCTTCAAGCAGCAGGAGTTCGTCATGGCGGCGAGGGCCGCCGGCGTGGGGGAGGCGCGGCTGATGTTCAAGCACCTCCTCCCGCAGGCGGCGCCGTCGCTCATCGTCGCCACGTCGCTGCAGGTCGGCTTGGTGATGCTCGTGGAGGCCGGCCTCAGCTTCCTCGGGCTCGGCATCCTGCCTCCGCTCGCGTCGTGGGGCAACATGCTCACCGCGAGCCAGCACTACCTGTGGATCGCTCCGCGCCTCGCCGTCTACCCCGGCGTGATGATCCTCCTGGCCGTTCTCGCGCTCAACGCCGTCGGCGACGTCTTGCGCGACATCCTCGACCCGCGCCAGGGGAGCGACTGA
- a CDS encoding ABC transporter permease: MARYLLGRALAALLVLWLVITATFVMIQAAPGGLSILMNPNISAEEAARLGRNLGLDRPVHEQYVQWLGNFLRGDLGASLSYAGRPVGAMVVERLPATLKLGLSAALFAVAVGVPLGVAAARHQNGFVDQAAGVVSGTLLATPNFWLGILLIVLFAVQLEWLPASGIRTIGSRGGGLADQLAHLVMPAVVLGTSTLAELTRYTRSAWLETMRQDYVRTARSKGLARGAVDRKHVLKNALIPVVTVFGVALPRLIGGSAVVETLFSWPGLGQLAVDAALRRDTPLILGVTVFVSLMVVVSNLVIDATYPLLDPRVHYS, translated from the coding sequence GTGGCGCGCTACCTGCTAGGCCGGGCGCTGGCCGCGCTGCTCGTGCTCTGGCTCGTGATCACGGCCACGTTCGTGATGATCCAGGCCGCGCCCGGGGGGCTGTCGATCCTGATGAACCCGAACATCTCCGCCGAGGAGGCGGCGCGCCTCGGGCGCAACCTCGGCCTCGACCGACCGGTGCACGAGCAGTACGTGCAGTGGCTCGGCAACTTCCTGCGTGGCGACCTCGGCGCCTCGCTCTCCTACGCGGGCCGGCCGGTCGGGGCCATGGTCGTGGAGCGGCTGCCGGCAACGCTCAAGCTCGGCCTCAGCGCGGCGCTGTTCGCGGTGGCCGTAGGGGTGCCGCTCGGGGTCGCCGCCGCGCGCCACCAGAACGGCTTCGTCGACCAGGCCGCCGGCGTGGTGTCGGGGACGCTCCTGGCCACGCCCAACTTCTGGCTCGGCATCCTCCTCATCGTGCTCTTCGCCGTGCAGCTCGAGTGGCTGCCGGCGTCGGGCATCCGCACCATCGGCTCCCGCGGCGGCGGCCTGGCGGATCAGCTCGCTCACCTGGTGATGCCCGCGGTGGTCCTCGGCACCTCGACCCTGGCGGAACTGACGCGCTACACGCGCTCCGCCTGGCTCGAGACCATGCGGCAGGACTACGTGCGCACGGCGCGCAGCAAGGGGCTGGCGCGCGGCGCCGTCGACCGCAAGCACGTCCTCAAGAACGCCCTCATCCCCGTCGTCACCGTGTTCGGCGTGGCGCTGCCCCGCCTCATAGGGGGCAGCGCCGTCGTCGAGACCCTGTTCAGCTGGCCGGGCCTCGGGCAGCTGGCCGTCGACGCGGCGCTGCGCCGAGACACGCCGCTCATCCTCGGCGTCACCGTCTTCGTGTCGCTGATGGTCGTGGTGTCCAACCTGGTGATAGACGCCACCTACCCGCTCCTCGACCCGAGGGTCCACTACTCGTGA
- a CDS encoding phosphate/phosphite/phosphonate ABC transporter substrate-binding protein, with translation MRQSLRFMLVAMSAALLSLGAAQAPITISIGFNPTQNSDLVTTAANGIASYVESQLGGAVEVKVFIPTDYRGLIEAMGSGNLDFAFFPPDGFVVANREVDAMVLLKSVRNGNPYYWSAIIVRKDSGITSLGDLEGKSIAWIDPNSAAGYTFPRAELITAGINPDEFFSKQVFAGGHDAAVLAVLNGSVDAAATFANDDQNVSGAWTQFLDPDQASQLTAIFYSRPIPGDTFSVSRKFADEHPALTYQVAAAIATIKAPENNLLVDLYRIDYMIPADSADYAVVRDTRRILGLDKD, from the coding sequence ATGAGGCAGTCCCTGAGGTTCATGCTCGTGGCCATGTCGGCGGCGCTGCTGTCGCTCGGCGCGGCGCAAGCGCCGATCACCATCAGCATCGGCTTCAACCCCACTCAGAACTCCGACCTCGTCACCACCGCGGCCAACGGCATCGCCAGCTACGTCGAGTCGCAGTTGGGCGGCGCGGTCGAGGTCAAGGTCTTCATCCCCACCGACTACCGCGGCCTGATCGAGGCCATGGGCTCGGGCAACCTCGACTTCGCGTTCTTCCCGCCCGACGGCTTCGTGGTGGCGAACCGCGAGGTCGACGCCATGGTCCTCCTCAAGTCCGTGCGCAACGGCAACCCCTACTACTGGTCGGCCATCATCGTGCGCAAGGACAGCGGCATCACCAGCCTGGGCGACCTCGAGGGCAAGTCGATCGCCTGGATCGACCCCAACTCGGCCGCGGGTTACACCTTCCCGCGCGCGGAGCTGATAACGGCCGGCATCAACCCCGACGAGTTCTTCAGCAAGCAGGTCTTCGCGGGCGGCCACGACGCCGCGGTGCTTGCCGTCCTCAACGGCTCCGTCGACGCCGCCGCCACCTTCGCCAACGACGACCAGAACGTCTCCGGCGCCTGGACCCAGTTCCTCGACCCCGACCAGGCCAGCCAGCTCACCGCCATCTTCTACTCACGCCCCATCCCCGGCGACACCTTCAGCGTGTCGCGGAAGTTCGCCGACGAGCACCCGGCCCTCACCTACCAGGTCGCCGCGGCCATAGCCACCATCAAGGCGCCCGAGAACAACCTCCTCGTAGACCTCTACCGCATCGACTACATGATCCCGGCAGACAGCGCCGACTACGCCGTGGTGCGCGACACCAGGCGCATCCTCGGCCTCGACAAGGACTGA
- the phnC gene encoding phosphonate ABC transporter ATP-binding protein, whose amino-acid sequence MIEVSNLSKVFPDGTRALAGVNVTVPDGDFVAVIGLSGAGKSTFLRCLNRLVDPSEGAIRVGDRDVAGLRGRQLQHYRRTVGFIFQQFNLVQRLSVLDNVLSGRLGYHPTWRGLLGLYTDHDRELALAAIRSVGLAGKEDARVDQLSGGQQQRVAIARAMAQEPQLILADEPMASLDPRLSDVILGILRDYNEAKGVTVLVNIHVLDLAKRYAKRVLAFNKGALVFDGPVTSLDDQLETRIYAGSLEAL is encoded by the coding sequence ATGATCGAGGTCTCGAACCTGAGCAAGGTCTTCCCGGACGGCACGCGGGCCCTCGCCGGGGTGAACGTCACCGTCCCCGACGGCGATTTCGTGGCCGTCATCGGCCTATCCGGCGCCGGCAAGTCGACGTTCCTGCGCTGCCTGAACCGCCTCGTCGACCCGAGCGAGGGCGCCATCCGGGTGGGCGACCGCGATGTCGCCGGTCTCCGCGGCCGCCAGCTGCAGCACTACCGTAGGACCGTCGGCTTCATCTTCCAGCAGTTCAACCTGGTCCAGCGCCTTAGCGTGCTCGACAACGTCCTCAGTGGGCGCCTCGGTTACCACCCGACGTGGCGGGGCCTGCTCGGCCTCTACACCGACCACGACCGGGAGCTGGCCCTGGCGGCCATCAGGTCGGTCGGGCTCGCCGGCAAGGAGGACGCCCGCGTGGACCAGCTCTCCGGCGGCCAGCAGCAGCGCGTCGCCATCGCGCGGGCCATGGCCCAGGAGCCGCAGCTCATCCTGGCGGACGAGCCGATGGCGAGCCTCGACCCGCGCCTCTCCGACGTGATCCTAGGCATCCTGCGCGACTACAACGAGGCCAAGGGCGTGACCGTCCTGGTCAACATCCACGTGCTGGACCTCGCCAAGCGCTACGCCAAGCGCGTCCTCGCCTTCAACAAGGGCGCGCTCGTCTTCGACGGGCCCGTCACGAGCCTCGACGACCAACTCGAGACGCGCATCTACGCCGGCTCGTTGGAGGCGCTCTGA